The following proteins come from a genomic window of Ailuropoda melanoleuca isolate Jingjing chromosome 2, ASM200744v2, whole genome shotgun sequence:
- the GJB3 gene encoding gap junction beta-3 protein translates to MDWKTLQALLSGVNKYSTAFGRIWLSVVFVFRVLVYVVAAERVWGDEQKDFDCNTKQPGCTNVCYDNFFPISNIRLWALQLIFVTCPSLLVILHVAYREERERRHRQKHGDQCAKLYADAGKKHGGLWWTYLCSLVFKLVIEFLFLYVLHTLWHGFGMPRLVQCANVAPCPNVVDCYIARPTEKKVFTYFMVGASAVCIVLTICEICYLIFHRVLRGITQNKAPKSRSRASTCRCHHKLVEAGELGSDSGDDKRHASAPTMTPI, encoded by the coding sequence atggattggaagacactGCAGGCCCTCCTGAGCGGGGTCAACAAGTACTCCACGGCGTTCGGCCGCATCTGGCTGTCGGTGGTGTTCGTCTTCCGCGTGCTGGTGTACGTGGTGGCCGCTGAGCGCGTGTGGGGGGACGAGCAGAAGGACTTCGACTGCAACACCAAGCAGCCGGGCTGCACCAACGTCTGCTACGACAACTTCTTCCCCATTTCCAACATCCGCCTCTGGGCCCTGCAGCTCATCTTCGTCACGTGCCCCTCGCTGCTGGTCATCCTGCACGTGGCCTACCGCGAGGAGCGCGAGCGGCGGCACCGCCAGAAGCACGGGGACCAGTGCGCCAAGCTGTACGCCGACGCGGGCAAGAAGCACGGCGGCCTGTGGTGGACCTACTTGTGCAGCCTCGTCTTCAAGCTCGTCATTGAGTTCCTCTTCCTGTACGTGCTGCACACGCTCTGGCACGGCTTCGGCATGCCGCGCCTGGTGCAGTGCGCCAACGTGGCACCCTGCCCCAACGTCGTGGACTGCTACATCGCCCGGCCCACCGAGAAGAAGGTCTTCACCTACTTCATGGTCGGGGCCTCTGCCGTCTGCATCGTGCTCACCATCTGCGAGATCTGCTACCTCATTTTCCACAGGGTCCTGCGGGGCATAACCCAGAACAAGGCCCCGAAAAGCCGCAGCCGGGCCTCCACCTGCCGCTGCCACCACAAGCTGGTGgaggctggggagctgggctCCGACTCCGGTGATGACAAGAGGCACGCGTCAGCACCCACGATGACCCCCATCTGA
- the GJA4 gene encoding gap junction alpha-4 protein: MGDWGFLEKLLDQVQEHSTVVGKIWLTVLFIFRILILGLAGESVWGDEQSDFECNTAQPGCTNVCYDQAFPISHIRYWVLQFLFVSTPTLVYLGHVIYLSRREERLRQKEGELRALPAKDPRVERALAAIERQMAKISVAEDGRLRIRGALMGTYVASVLCKSVLEAGFLYGQWRLYGWTMEPVFVCQRAPCPYLVDCFVSRPTEKTIFIIFMLVVGLISLVLNLLELVHLLCRCLSRGMKARQGQDAPPTPRTSSEPYADQVFFYLPMGEGPSSPPCPTYNGLSSSEQNWANLTTEERLASSRAPLFLDPPPENGQKSPSRPSSSASKKQYV, from the coding sequence ATGGGCGACTGGGGCTTCCTCGAGAAGCTGCTGGACCAGGTCCAGGAGCACTCCACTGTGGTGGGCAAGATCTGGCTGACGGTGCTTTTCATCTTCCGCATCCTCATCCTGGGCCTGGCTGGCGAGTCGGTGTGGGGCGATGAGCAGTCCGATTTTGAGTGTAACACAGCCCAGCCGGGCTGCACCAACGTGTGCTACGACCAGGCCTTCCCGATCTCCCACATCCGCTACTGGGTGCTGCAGTTCCTCTTTGTCAGCACGCCAACCCTGGTCTACCTGGGCCACGTCATTTACCTGTCTCGGCGCGAGGAGCGGCTGCGCCAGAAGGAGGGGGAGCTGCGGGCGCTGCCAGCCAAGGACCCACGTGTGGAACGGGCCCTGGCAGCCATAGAGCGTCAGATGGCCAAGATCTCAGTGGCAGAGGACGGTCGCCTGCGGATCCGAGGGGCGCTGATGGGCACCTATGTGGCCAGCGTGCTCTGCAAAAGCGTGCTGGAGGCAGGCTTCCTGTACGGCCAGTGGCGTCTCTACGGCTGGACCATGGAGCCCGTGTTTGTGTGCCAGCGGGCACCCTGTCCCTACCTCGTAGACTGCTTCGTCTCGCGGCCCACGGAGAAGACGATATTCATCATCTTCATGCTGGTGGTTGGGCTCATCTCCCTGGTGCTCAACCTGCTGGAGCTGGTTCACCTGCTGTGCCGCTGCCTCAGCCGGGGGATGAAGGCCCGGCAGGGCCAGGATGCCCCCCCCACTCCGCGCACCTCCTCGGAGCCCTACGCTGACCAGGTCTTCTTCTACCTCCCCATGGGCGAGGGACCCTCGTCCCCACCGTGCCCCACCTACAATGGGCTCTCATCCAGTGAGCAGAATTGGGCCAACCTGACTACAGAGGAGAGGCTGGCTTCTTCCAGGGCCCCCCTCTTTCTGGACCCGCCCCCCGAGAATGGCCAGAAATCCCCCAGTCGCCCCAGCAGCTCTGCTTCCAAGAAGCAGTatgtgtag